Part of the Candidatus Hydrogenedentota bacterium genome, AGCAGTATTAGATGCGGTTGCCCTGGGGGGGGAGGGGCGCACCGCTGGCGGGGGCGCGGGCCCATGCCGTATAGTGCGCGGAAAGGAGACGCGCCATGGAGAGCCCGCCGACCCACAGGGAGCCGTCGCTTGGCCTGTCGCTGCTGCCCTGCGGGCTGCTGCTGGCGGGGCTGTCGGTGAATGTGGCGGTGTTCCGGGACGGCGCCTCCTCCGGCCCCAACCAGCTCACCCTGCTGCTGACCGCGCTTTTCGCGGGGACCCTGGGACGGGTCTTCCTGGGGCGGTCCTATCGGGACATCGAGTTGCGGGGCATCCAGTCCATTGTGCTGGCGATGGAGGCGGTGCTGATTCTGCTGGTGGTGGGCTGCATCATTGGCCTGTGGATACTGAGCGGTGCGGTGCCGACGATGATCCACTACGGCGTGATGCTCATTAGCCCGAAGGTGTTTCTGCCCGCCGCGTGCCTGGTGTGCTCGGTGGTTTCGGTGGCCGTCGGCAGCAGTTGGTCCACCATGGGCACGGTGGGCATCGCGCTCATCGGGGTGGGCCGCGCCCTGGGCTTTTCCGACGCGATGGTTGCGGGCGCGGTCATCTCCGGGGCGTATTTCGGGGACAAGATTTCGCCGCTCTCGGACACGACAAACCTCGCGCCCGCCGCGGGGGGAAGCACCCTCTTCGAGCACATCCGCCACATGCTGAACACCACCATCCCGGCCTTCGCCGTAACGCTGGCCCTGTTTTTGGCGCTGAGTCTGGCCCGAAGCGGGGCGGCGGACGGCGCCGCAACCGTTGGCGGCGGGCTGGACGGGCTTTCCGGCGCGTTCAATATCCACTGGGCGCTTCTGTTGGCGCCCGCGCTGGTCATCGGCCTTGCCGTGGCGCGGGTTCCGGCCATTCCGTCCCTGGTGGCGGGCGGGCTGCTGGGCGCGGCGCTGGCGCTGCTGTTCCAGCCGCAGCATTTCCACGCGGCGGGATGG contains:
- the nhaC gene encoding Na+/H+ antiporter NhaC gives rise to the protein MESPPTHREPSLGLSLLPCGLLLAGLSVNVAVFRDGASSGPNQLTLLLTALFAGTLGRVFLGRSYRDIELRGIQSIVLAMEAVLILLVVGCIIGLWILSGAVPTMIHYGVMLISPKVFLPAACLVCSVVSVAVGSSWSTMGTVGIALIGVGRALGFSDAMVAGAVISGAYFGDKISPLSDTTNLAPAAGGSTLFEHIRHMLNTTIPAFAVTLALFLALSLARSGAADGAATVGGGLDGLSGAFNIHWALLLAPALVIGLAVARVPAIPSLVAGGLLGAALALLFQPQHFHAAGWSGRYATLLTVAYEGFTLDSGNPALDDLLSRGGMVRMYSTVSLIITAMLFGGVMEATGMLPRIAKAVLSGVRGAGSLIGATIGTCVLFNVFASEQYLAIVVPGRMFRSAYREMGLAPKNLSRALEDGGTMTSVLVPWNTCGAFAAAALSVPTLHYLPWCFLNLLSPVVGIGMAAAGFAVARIEPAPERESSGA